The genomic segment GGCGCGCGATGATTCCGGCGGCCTCCTCAAAACCGTACTTAATCAGTACGGACATAATATGCCGATACCGCGCCAGATGAGCGGCGGTTCGCTTGACTCGGTAAAACAGACCCCGCAAACCCGTTTCCCCCTTTTATTTTTTGAGGAGCTGGTCGATTTTCTCTTCCAGACGCTTGAGGTCTTCTTTTGTCGCCAAAGGCATCTGCGTCAGGACCTTATGAAGCTGTTCTGAAATGATTTTCTCCAAATCGGCTCGGCTTTTTTCCGCCAGCTCCAGAATCTCTTTCACAAAGCCGCTTTTCTCCTCGCGTTTGGCCTTGCCCTTCTGAACATACTCCTCGAAAAGGGCTTCCGCCCGTTCCTTGGTCATGCTCATCGCCCCCAGCCCTGCCAGAAACAATTTATCGAGTGTCTCAAACATTGTCCGCTCCTTTCTTTTTGGAAATGACCATTCAGAAATTCCAACAAATGAAGTCCGTTTTAAACTATTATATCGAAAAACCGGTTCGGGGACAACTTCTAACCGAAAGACCGATAAGAATCTTCCGTGTTTGCCTTTTCTCCCGCACGAAAAAAGGGATTTTGCCGTAAAAGAAGCAATAAAAAGGGGTCAAAAGCCGACAATTCCTAAATGAAAGACAGACAAACTCCGGAATGCTTACAGGAGTATTGATTTTCCAAGCGGCTTGATGTATAATGAAAATACTGTTATTTGCAGGGCTTTGGGAAATGGTATGACGCCGATTTTAAGGATAAGTTTTTTTCTCTTGCTCGGCTGTACGCTTTGGGGGGGTATCCGAAACGGCGGCTTTGAGATACCGGATCCGAATATAACCGAGTGGTGTATTCCTCCGTGGGGATGGGAACGCGCCAGGGACAATGCTTACGGCGACTGCTATGCCTCGCTTCACCGCTACCTGATTCCGAATCCTCAATACGACCGAAGCAAGCAGGAGGTCAAATGGTCTCTGCCGGGTCCGTATGAAGGCCGTCGCTTTGTGGTGCTCTCTACCGGCGACCTCGGAGAGGAATCGGACCCCCATATCATCCATTCCACAATCCGGCAAACCGTCACGTTTCTGCCCGGACAGCGGCTCTCCGGGGCCTACTTTTTCGGCACCTGCGATTTCCTTCAATACAACGATTACGGAAAAATCTACCTCAAGCCGGTGGACCCAAACAGCGGCCTGCCGGATGAAATCGTCCTGGCCTACTGTGACGTCAAAATCGTCGGCGATTTCAAATCTACCAATACCTGGATTCCTTTCCAGTATGATTTCACGGAACAAACCGCCGGAACTTATGAGCTGATTTGCACCGTCAAAGACGTACTGGATACCATTTACAAAAGCTATCTGGCGGTGGACGGCCTGTCCGTCTGCACGGTTCAGCCCGGCGACATCAATCAGGACTGCTCCGTAGATGCCAAAGATTTTCAAATCCTCTCCAGCGCCTGGCTGAGCTGGTGTCCGGACCCGAATGCCTTCGACCCCAACACCCTCCTGCCCAAACCCGATTATCCCATCGGCATCATTCCGCCCGGCTACATCTACGACCCCAACCTGATTGACCCCAACTGTCCCTGTCCCAAGGCCGACCTGAACAAAGACTGGTTCGTGGACAGTCTGGATTTAATGATTCTGACCGACAACTGGCTCAAGAACGGCAACTAAAGGGTTTCAGACCGGCGGAGGTTCGTCTATACCAGCATCAGAATCACCCGGCCGGTCTGATACACCAGCAGGGTAATCAGGTAAGCCAATCCCGTCAGACCGGCAAACTGAAAAAGGGCCCACTTCCACGTCCCGCTTTCCCGGCGTGTTACCGCCACGGTTGCTATACACGGCGTGCTGATTAGACAAAACAGCATCACGCAGAATCCCTGCAGCGTGCTGTAGTCTTCGCGGATATGCTCCCGCAGCCGCTCCAAATCCTCCTCCCCGCCGAGCGAGTACACAATGGACAGCTGCGAGACAAATACTTCCTTAGCCATGGCGGCCCCAATCATCGCCGTGCCGATTTTCCAGTCAAACCCCAGCGGACGGATCGCCGGCTCCATCCATTTGCCGATGCGTCCGGCCAGAGAATACTCCAGCTCGACACGCTCCGTCTGGGCCTCCTCCGCGGTCAGGAGCTCCTGCGGAGGACGCGGATACCGCGTCGCCGCCCACATTACAATCGACAGGGCCAGAATCACCGTCCCCGCCTTGCGCAGATACAGCCAGCCCCGGTCCCACATATGCAGCAAAAGCCCGCGCAGCGTCGGCAGCCGATACGGCGGCAGCTCCATCACAAACGGGACCGACTCGCCTTTCAGAAGCGTGCGGCGCAGCAGACGCACGCACACAATCGCCAGGACAATGCCAATCAGATAAATCAGCCACATCATCGGTCCGCGAAGCGCCGGCGGAAAGAAGACCGGAATCAGCAGTCCGTAAATCGTAATCCGGGCCCCGCAGC from the Anaerohalosphaeraceae bacterium genome contains:
- a CDS encoding phasin family protein, which produces MFETLDKLFLAGLGAMSMTKERAEALFEEYVQKGKAKREEKSGFVKEILELAEKSRADLEKIISEQLHKVLTQMPLATKEDLKRLEEKIDQLLKK